The sequence TTGTAAAAACaggttatattatattgctCAACGAATTAAGGTAAAACTTAACTGAAAATATGTGGAATTCaatttatgctttatttaaatttttatataaaatttaaagtagtatttcttacagtgtccaCCCTCTAATTTGAGTGAACAAATCATAAAaagaacttttatatataaattatcatttgatTGGCTGGAAAGTTCTTTAAATGTACTATTAGGTAAGAGGTAGGTATAtttagtgtaattttatttatgtttaactgtggtatgtatattatttaatatttgtgtttcagcTATGAATGTATCCGGGGATCGCATACAGCGTGATTTATGGGTCCTTAAGTATCATCATAAAACCATATATGAAAGACTTCTACGAGTCAGAAATTTAGGTGTTGAAAACCTGTATCCCTGGATGGTTCGTTGTTctgaagatatattaaacagGTCAGAAACTTCCTAGTGAAACCTAATGTAAAATTTCAGTAGATTAATTCTATTTACaattaatctgtgatatatttttaagagtaatatattatttgaacaatatatctggtttaattattttgaataaataaaaaacattatttatataattagttattattattaaatcctattatattaaatggtatttaaaagagtaattatgttattattattcatagatCTATTGAAATAACTCAAGAAACTAAGACAATATTGGGAGAAAATAAATCAACGAAAATGTATCTTGCAACCCGCCTAAATACTACACCAGACATTATTGAAGATATGTATGTCAAAATACCTGCTCTTAAAACTATCAGAGTCACAAAGGTATCTTatcaatatctttttttattagtatatttatatttaatattatctttcatTTCTTTTTCCTCTGCAGGCAAAAAGTTTTTTGGATTTTTTGATGGAAGAAGGTTTTAATGTTGAAGAAATTGTGGACAAGCCTAGAATATTTGCAGCTTCTCAAAAAACTGTAAAATTGAGATTAGAAAAGCTAAGGAGTCTAGGTCtcagtgaaattaatttaaacatactttGTAGAAGTAGAAGagattttcaaagatattatgaATCCATTGAGTCAATTTCTAAAGATTCTGAATGAGAAACCCAAAtgtcaaaaagtaaatatatgaaGACAAGGTTTCACTTTAATTTGCAgtgtatgtatattgaataattttaagtaaataagaaaaaaacttaaCCCTGTTACTTACCCTCTTACTCTGCTGTTTGTCTTTTGTTTATAGAAAACTAAAGATAAACAGCAGAGTTTgaacatcaattaaaatctggatttgttatttacataaatgcaTATCTAAAATCCATAATTTTTTCCAATTATACCTAAAGTAGGGTTAAAGTTTGAAGGTAAAAAAGATTATGTGGTAGCAACTGTTTTATGTCAAAAAATTAGACTAGTATATAACTATTATTGTATTGGAAAGTAACTTTAACATACCTATTAagccatatttattttagttgacatttaaaataaactgtgtTTGTTGCTAAGTTGTGTCTactcttttaatttattgaccTATTATAGTAATTAGTAAGCATCACGAATTCCAGCGAGTGCTATTAGTAGTTCTAATGGGTCATACtttctattaaaacaaaatgtcctATTCTTTCCCAGATTGTAGTTTTTAGTAAGCATAGCTTTTTTTGCAtagtaaatacaataataaatgcgACTGCGAAATTTCAACAACTAAAGTTGTTTtgttagaaaaatatacaaaaaatgagattataaaacaaaagccaaATCGAAGAcacgtaacattattttaaagtaacaaaagcGAATGTAAATTCTCGGTAGTGTtaaactttgttattatttaaaatagatcaagtcattattgatattattcatattattgactgatgttttaacaaaattattataatgattattaactCTAGGGAATTTTCAttcactattataatatatatgtcccATGGCCATtcgttttataatctgagcattaaaatatctattcatTGCAATTCATGTTTCAGTCACTGAGAAATTGTTGTAAACCATTATGCTTATGATGTCTAAGGATAAATCTTGACCCAAGCTTACTGATGCCGGGCTTGTCTAAGATCTATAAGTATTTGCAGTCATTTTATCTGTTATCGATTTGTTCTACGATCTAGATTGAACTTCAACACAAGATGTATAACCTTATCTAGGTTTTAAATACATAGTTCTCATCGTTTGTTTATGACTAACAAGTATAAGAAGAAAaggtaacagcctgtaaatgttgtACCTACCTACTTGCGCGCGAAGGTCTAATGTATTGATTCGTAAAATTTATCCCACTCAAGCATTTCCTAAAGTATGGATCACGAACGAAAATTGAGTGGACTCTGCTTATGCTTGCCTGTTTAATAAAGCTCTGAAAGTCGTAGGCTTAAGCTAAGCTCGTCCCTTCAGTACATGTTGGGCGGGATTTATGGttgcttaataattaaaagaaattggaCGTATGAAACTCATTGAAGAGATATGTCCATTTTCTTCATAAAAATCTAGAGGAGAGTCCTGAATTTGGAACATTTTTTGTTGACTTGCATTCCAGTCAGCTTTAGGAAACACTGCATTTTGGGTTGACAGATAATTAATGTGTTTTAttcgattatataaataaattgtaattagattttcagaaataaatgaattttgcAGTATAGCCTGTTATTATAAATCTcaactcaaaatattttttttttcaatattgataGAACATTTGCAAATTATATgcgaaactaaataaaataacggaATGGATATACAGAATAATAACTTTaactaatcattttaaaataattatttacgttttgattgatttaaatgaaaaggGTTAACATTTTTAGATAGATATACAGTGGACTTATTTTTTAgcttgttttattataagttccATCCAATCTATATTACAATAactatcatacatatatatatatgtacaaagtcaaaaaaatacaaactaatataaaaagtttttttggagtattgtaatacatttatttacttacagtTACCTACATGATGTGAAACATAAACACAGGGTATCGAATTTCAGAGACCTTTTTAATTCTAAGATTctctcttttaatatttaattattacttgtcTAAGTGCATACTACAAAATATGTTAGCATTTATGATCAGCTAAAATTTCCTTGCgaacagattataaattttgtgttgAAACACATTTTAATAGATCCAGTTTCTAAAGTTGACAATATtggttataattatatcatattttattaactatgtcCCAATTACACTGTTAGCATTCCAAGgaatattatttcgtttattgGTTATGAAGTCTAGTACTTAAAACTACATGTGCCttcttaaatacaataaaatttctttagcaaataaaacaatttatttttaaaatgataatattaaccaatccaGATACATGCACCTGTGGTATGGAATGAATCACATTGAATGAAAacattactaataattttaccaTATCCTCaacattaatgtaaaaataatattaaaaaaagtatttttataatacataaataaggcGGTTTATTGCAATGACATGAAAATctaaaagaaatttatattttggattTATAAGAGCttgtaagttaaaaaatataatcaaataattgtCTAGCATTctgtaaattttaatgtcacatgtttttgtaaatattaactaCCTAAAGGttttaatcaaattacataatgtgAGGTCTGAGTACAAATCCATAAcattggatttatttattaagctacTGGTGAGCACACTGTACTCCAGGCCCTGCATGCatattttcatcatcatcactagCATATGCTTCTTCACGGCCACGACTTCTCTCACTGGCTGTGTACTCCATCATATTCACCTCCTCAACATCTTCACCTGTTGGCATAACAAAAGCTGGTCTAGGAGGCAATATACTCTCAATTTTTTTGAGTTGTTCTTCAGAAGCAAAGTTATTTTCAGGAAAAGTAACATCAAACTTAATGTACAGGTTTCCCTTTTCAAATGGGTTTTTGTATTGAGGCATACCCTCACCCTGTATTCCTTTCAAATCACCTGGCTTAATTACTTCTCCTGGCAAATGTCTCACAAGAAGGTCTCGTCCATCTAAATGTTTCACAACAAATTCAAAGCCACACAATGCTTCAGTCAGGCTAATTTCACGTTCCATTAATAAATCATCACCAGTTCTTTTGAACACATCATGGGATTTTTGCTGCAATACTATGATAACATCGCCAGGTTGAGTGTCAGGTTGTTGATCTCCCTCGCCTCTAAAGAATATCTTTTGATTTTCCTTCATTCCTTTCTCAACATGCACTTCTAGTATTTTGATCTCATTTAGCACTTTTTTCCCTTTACATTTGGAGCACttatctttttcatttattgtttcACCTTGCCCTTGGCAAGTAGGACAACGGGTTTGAAATTGGCGAGTCATATTAGGTCCTATCTGCTGGTAAGAAACTTTGATACCTTGACCATGACAATCGCGACAGCATACTACTGATCCTGGCTTACCACCCACTCCTTTGCATGGGCCACAGAtaacatttttacttaattGTAACTTTGCCGTTTTACCAACATACATATCTTCCAAAGAGACTTTCAATGGATGTATAGTATCTTCCCCACGAGCCCGACCTCTCCCCCTGCCGCCACCCCCCATACCAAATATGTCACTAAAAAAGTGACCCAAGAAATCTTCAGGCGGGAAGCCTCCACCTTGGCCACCCTCCTGTAATCCTTTTAACCCGAATTTATCATAGGTTTGTCTTTTTTTCGGATCAGATAAAACTTCATAGGCATAGCTTATTTCTTTAAATCTATCACCAGCTGCCGGATTTTTATCAGGATGATACTCTTTCGCAAGTTTGTGATAGTTCTgaaatggtaaaaaataaattcacatttGGGTAGCATTGATCGAATGATTCAAGCACGCTTGACAAAGGCGACTGAAGTTCATATTGTCAATACAAAATCACTACCTATGTAACAAAGGAAGTACTTAC comes from Vanessa atalanta chromosome 3, ilVanAtal1.2, whole genome shotgun sequence and encodes:
- the LOC125076973 gene encoding transcription termination factor, mitochondrial isoform X1, encoding MAIRNLISSIFLRNRNTIARTLYSGSYPISNFQKSHEIYSKFSSPFHFTNIANKSLGTRECKTQIKDVDASKERIIKELNFLTKKDATPFFKLPVKTLLQIYKTTKNDEENGFCKNRLYYIAQRIKYFLQCPPSNLSEQIIKRTFIYKLSFDWLESSLNVLLAMNVSGDRIQRDLWVLKYHHKTIYERLLRVRNLGVENLYPWMVRCSEDILNRSIEITQETKTILGENKSTKMYLATRLNTTPDIIEDMYVKIPALKTIRVTKAKSFLDFLMEEGFNVEEIVDKPRIFAASQKTVKLRLEKLRSLGLSEINLNILCRSRRDFQRYYESIESISKDSE
- the LOC125076973 gene encoding transcription termination factor, mitochondrial isoform X2, translating into MAIRNLISSIFLRNRNTIARTLYSGSYPISNFQKSHEIYSKFSSPFHFTNIANKSLGTRECKTQIKDVDASKERIIKELNFLTKKDATPFFKLPVKTLLQIYKTTKNDEENGFCKNRLYYIAQRIKCPPSNLSEQIIKRTFIYKLSFDWLESSLNVLLAMNVSGDRIQRDLWVLKYHHKTIYERLLRVRNLGVENLYPWMVRCSEDILNRSIEITQETKTILGENKSTKMYLATRLNTTPDIIEDMYVKIPALKTIRVTKAKSFLDFLMEEGFNVEEIVDKPRIFAASQKTVKLRLEKLRSLGLSEINLNILCRSRRDFQRYYESIESISKDSE
- the LOC125077275 gene encoding dnaJ homolog subfamily A member 2-like codes for the protein MADNKLYEILGVSRTASESEIKRNYHKLAKEYHPDKNPAAGDRFKEISYAYEVLSDPKKRQTYDKFGLKGLQEGGQGGGFPPEDFLGHFFSDIFGMGGGGRGRGRARGEDTIHPLKVSLEDMYVGKTAKLQLSKNVICGPCKGVGGKPGSVVCCRDCHGQGIKVSYQQIGPNMTRQFQTRCPTCQGQGETINEKDKCSKCKGKKVLNEIKILEVHVEKGMKENQKIFFRGEGDQQPDTQPGDVIIVLQQKSHDVFKRTGDDLLMEREISLTEALCGFEFVVKHLDGRDLLVRHLPGEVIKPGDLKGIQGEGMPQYKNPFEKGNLYIKFDVTFPENNFASEEQLKKIESILPPRPAFVMPTGEDVEEVNMMEYTASERSRGREEAYASDDDENMHAGPGVQCAHQ